In the Solibacillus sp. FSL K6-1523 genome, one interval contains:
- the ftsL gene encoding cell division protein FtsL produces the protein MALRARQPYIQQPELPEKHQRQQPVQPKKRKPDWFSKREKFLFVIFAVVVATFAVSILHTQGEIQTVSIEIQKIEKEITEINNDNVDLKVRVSELSTHERIWEKAKELGLTLNEKNVKVVPGE, from the coding sequence ATGGCACTACGAGCAAGACAACCATATATACAGCAGCCAGAGCTACCTGAAAAGCATCAGCGGCAACAACCAGTCCAACCGAAAAAACGTAAGCCAGATTGGTTTTCGAAACGGGAAAAGTTTTTATTTGTAATTTTTGCAGTAGTCGTAGCAACGTTTGCAGTATCTATACTACATACACAAGGGGAAATCCAAACAGTCAGTATAGAAATTCAAAAAATTGAAAAAGAAATTACTGAAATAAATAATGATAACGTAGATTTAAAAGTACGTGTGAGTGAATTATCTACTCATGAACGTATTTGGGAAAAAGCGAAAGAACTCGGATTAACATTAAATGAAAAAAATGTGAAGGTAGTGCCGGGAGAATGA
- a CDS encoding FtsW/RodA/SpoVE family cell cycle protein — translation MVTLSHQFKQWFFSSAFILSIIGIVFIYSAGTYWSSIHYIGQTPFYIKQGIYFVIAVISCLMVMNMKVLQKPKTWVFFYWVSIFLLIAVLIPGIGIVRNGSQSWIGVGSLTVQPAELAKLTTLIYLSILLANGKAGQRVVQWKHFLVIILPSLLIMLQPDFGAVFILVVAAFLLLFIAQYPVKLYLILILTGIVGLVALIAAAPYRLKRIEAFLNPWADALGSGFQAVQSLLAIGPAGLFGHGFLESRQKYLYLPEPQNDFIFSIILEEIGLLGGMGLLLIFACFLLSGYKLALSCNSQLHFYVICGLTTTIAIQACLNIGVVINLLPVTGVTLPFISYGGTSLLVVWLTVALILNFSKE, via the coding sequence ATAGTTACACTGTCACATCAATTCAAACAATGGTTTTTTAGTAGTGCTTTCATTTTATCCATCATTGGGATTGTTTTTATTTATTCCGCTGGTACGTACTGGAGTTCCATTCATTATATTGGACAAACACCATTTTATATAAAGCAAGGTATTTACTTCGTTATAGCGGTTATTAGTTGCTTAATGGTGATGAACATGAAAGTACTGCAAAAACCGAAAACGTGGGTATTTTTTTATTGGGTATCCATTTTCTTGTTAATTGCAGTATTAATACCGGGTATTGGGATTGTGCGAAATGGCTCTCAAAGTTGGATTGGTGTGGGTTCACTAACGGTTCAACCAGCAGAGCTCGCCAAATTAACGACTTTAATATATTTAAGTATTCTTTTGGCAAATGGAAAAGCAGGACAGCGAGTTGTGCAATGGAAACATTTTCTTGTAATCATTCTTCCGTCTTTGTTAATTATGCTACAACCAGATTTTGGCGCAGTGTTTATTTTAGTCGTGGCGGCATTTCTTTTACTTTTTATCGCACAATACCCAGTAAAGTTGTATCTCATCTTAATTTTAACGGGCATTGTTGGTTTAGTAGCATTAATTGCTGCAGCACCCTATCGTCTAAAGCGTATTGAAGCTTTTTTAAATCCTTGGGCAGATGCTTTAGGAAGCGGTTTCCAAGCGGTTCAATCATTGCTTGCAATTGGCCCAGCCGGTTTGTTTGGACATGGATTTTTAGAAAGTAGACAAAAATATTTATATTTACCTGAGCCACAAAATGACTTTATTTTTTCCATTATTTTAGAAGAAATAGGTTTGTTAGGTGGTATGGGACTGCTGCTTATTTTTGCGTGCTTTTTACTATCCGGATATAAACTAGCCTTATCTTGCAATAGTCAGCTCCATTTTTATGTCATCTGTGGACTAACAACAACGATTGCGATACAAGCTTGTTTAAACATCGGTGTAGTCATCAATTTATTACCTGTTACCGGTGTTACATTGCCATTCATTAGCTATGGCGGCACATCATTATTAGTTGTATGGCTAACCGTAGCGCTTATTTTAAATTTTTCAAAGGAATAA
- the murD gene encoding UDP-N-acetylmuramoyl-L-alanine--D-glutamate ligase, with the protein MIEYTGLQSKKVLVLGLAKSGVAAAELLHELGAFVTVNDAKPFDANPEAQGLLSKGITVICGRHPEDLLDEGFELVVKNPGIPYSNPIVADAMQRDIAVITEMELAYLVSEAPFIGITGSNGKTTTTTLLFEMLQLGHLQPLIAGNIGTVACSVAAAATDDQVIVTELSSFQLMGTRTFKPRIAILTNLYEAHLDYHGTFEEYAEAKFGVTRNQTADDYFIYNDDQEIVRRYAQKSNAMLIPFSTSGKRDHGISADAHNIYWNGETILACNEIVLPGEHNLQNILCAVAAALLQGCPIEAIKTVLSTFVGVRHRTQFVREWNGRKIYNDSKATNVLATKSALSAFEQPIVLLAGGLDRGHSFEELREEMKHVKAVVAFGETALRFMAFAKSCGVTNIVRAIDVEDAVGYAAKSSEQGDIILLSPACASWDQHASFEIRGDLFIDRVMKLS; encoded by the coding sequence ATGATTGAATATACAGGTTTACAATCGAAAAAAGTGTTAGTGCTAGGATTAGCGAAAAGTGGTGTGGCAGCTGCGGAATTGTTACATGAGCTCGGTGCCTTTGTAACGGTCAATGATGCAAAGCCATTTGATGCGAATCCAGAAGCACAAGGTTTATTATCAAAGGGGATTACAGTAATTTGTGGTCGCCATCCAGAAGATTTATTGGATGAAGGCTTTGAGCTCGTTGTAAAAAATCCAGGTATTCCTTATTCAAATCCGATTGTTGCAGATGCAATGCAACGCGATATAGCGGTTATAACTGAAATGGAACTCGCATATTTAGTAAGTGAGGCACCGTTTATTGGGATTACGGGATCGAATGGTAAAACGACAACGACAACATTACTATTTGAAATGCTTCAACTTGGTCATTTACAACCACTAATTGCCGGAAATATTGGGACGGTCGCATGTAGCGTTGCTGCAGCTGCAACAGACGATCAAGTCATTGTGACAGAACTTTCATCGTTTCAACTCATGGGAACACGTACGTTTAAACCGCGTATTGCGATTTTAACAAATTTATATGAGGCTCATTTAGATTATCATGGCACATTTGAAGAGTATGCAGAGGCGAAATTCGGTGTGACGCGCAATCAAACAGCGGATGATTACTTTATTTATAATGATGACCAAGAAATCGTTCGCAGATATGCGCAAAAGTCCAATGCAATGCTCATTCCATTTTCAACAAGTGGTAAAAGAGATCATGGCATTAGTGCAGATGCACACAACATTTACTGGAATGGCGAGACTATTCTTGCTTGCAATGAAATCGTCTTACCAGGAGAACATAATTTACAAAATATTTTATGCGCAGTAGCGGCTGCACTTTTACAAGGCTGCCCGATTGAGGCAATTAAAACTGTTCTTTCGACTTTTGTCGGTGTTCGCCATCGTACGCAATTTGTTCGTGAATGGAATGGTCGAAAAATTTATAACGATTCTAAAGCAACGAATGTATTAGCAACGAAAAGCGCGTTATCGGCATTTGAACAGCCGATTGTCTTACTTGCAGGAGGTTTGGACCGCGGACATTCTTTTGAAGAGCTACGAGAAGAAATGAAGCATGTCAAAGCGGTTGTTGCATTTGGTGAAACGGCATTACGCTTTATGGCGTTTGCAAAGTCATGTGGGGTTACAAATATTGTCCGAGCGATTGATGTTGAAGATGCGGTAGGATATGCTGCAAAATCTTCGGAGCAAGGGGATATTATTTTATTATCACCAGCATGTGCGAGTTGGGACCAACATGCGAGTTTTGAAATTCGAGGAGATTTATTTATCGATCGTGTTATGAAGCTTTCATAG
- a CDS encoding peptidoglycan D,D-transpeptidase FtsI family protein, producing the protein MKWVSKNSKKRLTWIAIAFVLYGVAIFVKLVYVQLVQYNELSTIAKQSWDREIPFNSERGKIVDRNGEIIVSNELAPTLYFMPSQNKEKEQVADAIAEVLNKDRAAILKRLEQRVSIVKLAPEGKNITYEQAVEIQQKQIPGLYTGVDYVRHYPNGNLLARLLGFTGVDNQGLAGIEYEYDKLLTGSDAAVRLFTDAKGIALDNANDEWKEGKDGATLQLTINLEIQKNVERALSEAMIQNDADQALAIAMNPKTGEILALASYPTYDPANFAEVDSSIYNRNLPVFMSYEPGSTFKIITLAAAVEEGLVDLEKDQFYDPGYTMVEGARLRCWNRSGHKDQTFLEVVQNSCNPGFVELGQRVGSEKLLDYIHRFGFGKKTGSNIAGEASGILFTKDNFGPVEHATTSFGQGISVTPIQQMQAVAAVINGGTLYQPYVISKVVDPSTNEALIQNEPIVKDQVVSEKTSSIVRNALETVVANGSGRQAYRDGLRIGGKTGTAQKVENSRYKDGDYIVSFIGFAPANDPEILVYVAIDHPKSSLVFGSVIAAPVVGQIIEDAAPILNIEKQQEQLEKDYRWGDQLTTRVTNFVGQSPKEIISYMYPYKIEWHGAGSKIVEQLPVADSLMHEDDVLHLYLDD; encoded by the coding sequence TTGAAGTGGGTATCCAAAAATTCAAAAAAACGATTAACATGGATCGCCATCGCATTTGTACTATACGGCGTGGCGATTTTTGTTAAGTTGGTCTATGTCCAACTAGTTCAATATAACGAACTATCGACAATCGCAAAGCAAAGTTGGGATCGGGAAATACCGTTTAATTCAGAGCGTGGAAAAATTGTAGATCGTAATGGAGAGATTATTGTTTCAAATGAGCTTGCTCCGACCTTATATTTTATGCCTTCACAAAACAAAGAAAAAGAACAAGTTGCCGATGCAATTGCCGAAGTACTGAATAAAGACAGAGCAGCGATATTAAAAAGGTTAGAGCAAAGAGTTTCAATTGTAAAACTTGCGCCAGAGGGTAAAAATATTACGTACGAGCAAGCAGTCGAGATCCAACAAAAGCAAATTCCTGGTTTATACACAGGTGTTGACTATGTAAGGCATTATCCAAACGGTAATTTACTTGCCAGGTTACTCGGTTTTACAGGTGTTGATAATCAAGGACTTGCTGGAATCGAATATGAGTATGATAAGTTACTTACTGGTTCAGATGCTGCTGTTCGACTATTCACAGATGCGAAAGGAATTGCGCTTGATAATGCAAATGATGAATGGAAAGAAGGCAAGGACGGCGCAACACTGCAATTGACGATAAATTTAGAAATACAGAAAAATGTCGAACGTGCATTGTCCGAGGCGATGATACAAAATGATGCCGATCAAGCTTTGGCTATTGCGATGAATCCGAAAACAGGTGAAATATTGGCACTTGCTTCGTATCCGACGTATGATCCAGCAAATTTTGCAGAAGTGGACTCTTCTATTTATAATCGTAATTTACCTGTGTTTATGTCTTATGAGCCTGGTTCGACATTTAAAATTATTACATTAGCCGCGGCTGTTGAAGAAGGCCTTGTCGATTTAGAGAAAGATCAATTTTATGATCCCGGTTATACAATGGTAGAAGGGGCAAGACTTCGCTGTTGGAATAGAAGTGGGCACAAAGATCAAACATTTTTAGAAGTTGTACAAAATTCATGCAACCCAGGTTTTGTTGAACTAGGTCAACGAGTAGGATCGGAAAAATTATTAGACTATATCCATCGTTTTGGATTTGGCAAAAAAACAGGTTCGAATATAGCTGGGGAAGCTTCAGGTATTTTATTTACGAAGGATAACTTTGGTCCAGTAGAGCATGCAACAACATCTTTTGGGCAAGGTATATCTGTCACACCCATTCAACAAATGCAAGCTGTCGCAGCCGTTATTAACGGAGGAACATTATACCAACCTTATGTCATCTCAAAAGTAGTTGATCCAAGCACGAACGAAGCCTTAATTCAAAATGAACCGATTGTAAAGGATCAAGTCGTCAGTGAAAAGACATCAAGCATCGTTCGAAATGCATTGGAGACGGTTGTTGCAAATGGCTCTGGACGACAAGCTTACCGCGATGGATTAAGAATCGGAGGCAAAACGGGAACCGCTCAAAAAGTAGAAAATAGCCGCTATAAAGATGGAGATTATATCGTATCCTTTATCGGCTTTGCGCCAGCGAATGATCCTGAAATTCTTGTCTATGTGGCAATCGATCATCCGAAAAGTTCGCTAGTATTTGGAAGTGTAATTGCAGCGCCAGTTGTTGGGCAAATTATTGAAGATGCAGCGCCGATATTAAATATTGAAAAGCAACAAGAACAGCTTGAAAAGGACTATCGATGGGGCGATCAGCTGACGACGCGCGTGACAAACTTTGTCGGACAATCACCTAAAGAAATTATTTCCTATATGTATCCATATAAAATCGAGTGGCACGGTGCGGGAAGTAAAATCGTAGAGCAATTACCAGTCGCCGATAGCTTAATGCATGAAGATGATGTACTCCATTTATATTTGGATGATTAA
- the mraY gene encoding phospho-N-acetylmuramoyl-pentapeptide-transferase: MTLPITLTILASSFLLTVILAPLGIPLLRRLKFGQSIREEGPQSHMKKAGTPTMGGLIFLLAIIVATAVVATLFDLFTTQTVVLLLVLVGFGVIGFLDDGLKVIFKRNLGLTSLQKLIGQIAIAVAAFLLLRLGAFDTSIALPYTDISIDLGIFYVAFLIFWLVGFSNAINLTDGVDGLVSGTASIAFAAFGVIALFNEQADIALFAFAVTGALLGFLIFNANPAKVFMGDTGSLALGGALAMISVLVKQELLLLLIGLVFVIETLSVILQVGSFKLRKKRIFKMSPIHHHFELSGWSEWKVVIVFWSTGLVVALIAVLAEALL; the protein is encoded by the coding sequence ATGACATTACCAATAACATTGACTATTCTAGCTTCCTCATTCTTGTTGACGGTCATTTTGGCCCCACTAGGAATTCCACTGCTACGCAGGCTGAAGTTTGGTCAGAGTATACGTGAGGAAGGCCCGCAATCTCACATGAAAAAAGCGGGTACACCTACAATGGGTGGTCTCATTTTTTTACTGGCCATTATTGTTGCAACAGCGGTTGTAGCCACTCTATTTGATTTATTTACAACACAGACAGTCGTACTATTACTTGTTTTAGTTGGATTTGGTGTGATTGGATTTTTAGACGATGGCCTAAAAGTAATTTTCAAACGAAATTTAGGATTAACGTCACTTCAAAAACTAATCGGGCAAATTGCGATTGCAGTAGCCGCATTTTTACTATTACGATTAGGTGCATTTGATACTTCGATCGCATTGCCTTATACAGATATTTCGATTGATTTAGGTATTTTCTATGTAGCCTTTTTAATTTTTTGGTTAGTAGGATTCTCGAATGCAATCAATTTAACAGATGGGGTTGATGGTTTAGTATCGGGTACCGCATCGATTGCTTTTGCTGCATTTGGTGTCATCGCATTATTTAATGAACAAGCCGATATCGCATTATTTGCCTTTGCGGTAACTGGGGCATTACTAGGCTTTTTAATTTTCAATGCAAACCCTGCAAAAGTATTTATGGGGGATACGGGTTCGTTAGCACTTGGTGGTGCACTTGCCATGATTTCAGTGTTAGTGAAGCAAGAGTTATTATTGCTTTTAATTGGTTTAGTTTTCGTTATTGAAACACTATCCGTTATTTTGCAAGTAGGGAGCTTTAAACTTCGAAAAAAACGTATTTTCAAAATGAGTCCAATTCATCACCATTTTGAGTTATCAGGATGGTCTGAATGGAAAGTAGTCATTGTGTTTTGGTCAACAGGATTAGTCGTAGCATTAATAGCAGTATTGGCGGAGGCGTTATTATGA
- the rsmH gene encoding 16S rRNA (cytosine(1402)-N(4))-methyltransferase RsmH: protein MFDHTTVLLKETVDGLNINPDGIYVDCTLGGAGHSEYLVKQLSSQGRLICFDQDTTAIENAKVRLADYLDRVTFVHANFRYLKEELFNLNIHQVDGILYDLGVSSPQLDTPERGFSYHHDAPLDMRMDQTAELTAYHVVNEWAYEDLVRIFFRYGEEKFSKQVARKIEQARAIAPIETTGQLVELIKDGIPAPARRKGGHPAKRIFQAIRIAVNDELGAAEDSLVDAIDVLAIGGRISVITFHSLEDRLTKSLFKEGSSLPDLPPGFPVIPDHLKPILKLVTRKPILPSEEELEANNRSRSAKLRIAEKINDKGRG from the coding sequence ATGTTCGATCACACAACTGTATTATTGAAAGAAACTGTTGATGGACTGAACATCAATCCTGATGGTATTTATGTGGATTGTACTTTAGGCGGTGCAGGTCATAGTGAATACTTAGTTAAACAGTTATCATCACAAGGTCGATTAATTTGTTTTGACCAAGACACAACAGCAATTGAAAATGCGAAAGTACGATTAGCCGATTATTTAGACCGTGTTACATTTGTACATGCTAATTTCCGTTATTTAAAAGAAGAACTATTTAACCTAAACATTCATCAAGTCGATGGCATTTTATATGATTTAGGAGTTTCATCACCACAACTAGATACGCCGGAACGTGGATTTAGCTATCACCACGATGCACCACTCGATATGCGAATGGATCAAACAGCAGAACTAACTGCATACCATGTTGTAAATGAATGGGCGTATGAAGATTTAGTCCGTATTTTCTTCCGTTACGGTGAAGAAAAGTTTTCAAAGCAAGTAGCACGAAAAATTGAACAAGCCCGTGCAATTGCACCGATTGAGACAACTGGACAATTAGTTGAACTAATTAAAGATGGTATTCCAGCTCCAGCACGTCGAAAAGGTGGACATCCTGCAAAACGCATTTTCCAAGCAATTCGAATTGCCGTAAATGATGAATTGGGCGCGGCAGAGGATTCTTTAGTTGATGCGATTGATGTGTTAGCAATTGGTGGTCGAATTAGTGTTATTACGTTCCATTCTTTAGAAGATCGCTTAACGAAATCATTATTTAAAGAAGGTTCGTCATTGCCGGATTTACCTCCAGGCTTTCCTGTAATACCGGATCATCTAAAGCCTATTCTTAAATTGGTGACAAGAAAACCAATTTTACCATCAGAAGAGGAGTTAGAAGCAAATAATCGTTCTCGTTCAGCTAAATTACGTATTGCTGAAAAAATTAACGATAAAGGACGTGGGTAA
- the mraZ gene encoding division/cell wall cluster transcriptional repressor MraZ: MFMGEYQHSIDSKGRMIVPAKFRDILGESFVITRGLDQCIFGYPMEEWRKLEEKLKDLPMTKKDARAFARFFFSGATEVDIDKQGRINIPSTLVQFANLEKDCVILGVSSKIEIWAKEAWNKYFDESAESFNEIAENLIGFDF; the protein is encoded by the coding sequence ATGTTCATGGGAGAATACCAACATTCTATTGATTCTAAAGGCCGAATGATCGTTCCAGCAAAGTTCCGAGATATTCTTGGAGAATCCTTTGTCATAACGCGAGGACTTGATCAATGTATTTTTGGATATCCTATGGAAGAATGGCGAAAACTCGAAGAAAAATTAAAAGATTTACCGATGACTAAAAAAGATGCTCGTGCATTTGCGCGATTCTTCTTTTCTGGTGCAACAGAGGTTGATATAGACAAGCAAGGTCGAATTAACATTCCATCCACACTCGTACAATTTGCGAATCTTGAAAAAGACTGCGTCATATTAGGTGTATCGAGTAAAATAGAAATTTGGGCAAAAGAAGCTTGGAATAAATACTTTGACGAATCGGCTGAGTCCTTTAATGAAATTGCAGAAAATTTAATTGGCTTTGATTTTTAA
- a CDS encoding penicillin-binding protein, whose translation MLLIYGGLFLLLFWRFASIQATGVVKGHELEAEALLQYQRNFVLSADRGRILDRNENVIAEDTLSYRLVAVIKETENSKKPMHVVDIAKTAKALAEYIPIAEDEIYKRLTEGKEKNKYQIEFGTAGRGISHETKTQIEKLELPGILFFSDKKRYYPNGAFASHLIGFALRETDIDGNSEVVGKMGLELNYDEQLTGTDGSLQYQKDKGNYLLPSSDKVVQEAQDGNDIYLTLDKTIQSFLDDAMSRVNEQYNPQSMIGVVANPKTGEILAMSQRPTFDPDTRIGLETNWLNDVVENTIEPGSTFKAFTVAAAVDSGNWHPNATYQSGTYKVYTNTINDHNGGRGWGPITYLQGLQRSSNTAMANQLDIMGWETYEKYLDAFGFGQKTGIDLPGEASGVINSRYPLEKYTTTFGQGSTVTPIQLIQGLTAIANDGKMMQPYVIDKIVNPNTGEIVLQSKPKEKGQPIKSETAKTVREVLASTVYGEAGNAKRFQLEGYEVAGKTGTAQMPKANGRPGYDWGPNEFLYSFLGMVPADDPQLIAYIAVAKPKLAIGEQGSEPVSQVFNSVALNSLKYLNINPSDIAEVQTKNLPDFEGKHTDQVVAGLEGDGLKPIIIGEGGQIVEQYPKANTVLTKDSIIFLKTDGVITLPSFENWSLRNVLVYKTLSKLPIEIVGEGYVESQSASRGTIVIDNSPIVVKLKTPQEQYSTPPPEEILEDGEIEILPQD comes from the coding sequence ATGTTGTTAATTTATGGAGGGCTCTTTTTATTATTATTTTGGCGTTTTGCATCAATTCAAGCGACGGGTGTTGTAAAGGGACATGAGTTAGAAGCGGAAGCATTGTTACAATATCAACGCAATTTCGTGTTGTCAGCAGACCGAGGAAGAATATTGGACCGCAACGAAAATGTCATTGCTGAAGATACGTTAAGTTATCGACTTGTCGCAGTTATTAAAGAAACAGAAAACTCGAAAAAACCAATGCATGTTGTTGATATAGCAAAAACAGCAAAAGCATTAGCAGAATATATCCCAATAGCTGAAGATGAAATTTATAAAAGGTTAACTGAGGGAAAAGAGAAAAATAAATATCAAATCGAGTTTGGAACGGCTGGTCGAGGGATTAGTCATGAAACGAAAACTCAAATTGAAAAACTTGAATTACCTGGGATTTTGTTTTTTAGTGATAAGAAGCGCTATTATCCGAATGGTGCATTTGCATCACATTTAATTGGTTTTGCTTTGCGTGAAACGGATATCGATGGCAATTCTGAAGTGGTCGGAAAAATGGGCTTAGAACTGAATTATGACGAACAATTAACGGGGACAGACGGTAGCTTACAGTATCAAAAAGATAAGGGGAACTACCTATTACCGAGCAGCGACAAGGTTGTACAAGAAGCACAAGATGGCAATGATATTTATTTAACATTGGATAAAACGATTCAAAGCTTTTTAGATGATGCGATGTCACGTGTCAATGAGCAATACAATCCGCAATCAATGATCGGTGTTGTCGCTAATCCAAAAACAGGTGAAATTTTAGCGATGTCGCAGCGCCCAACATTTGACCCTGATACGCGAATTGGTTTGGAGACGAACTGGTTAAATGATGTCGTTGAAAATACGATTGAGCCGGGTTCTACATTTAAAGCGTTTACAGTTGCGGCCGCGGTTGATTCAGGCAATTGGCATCCGAATGCAACATATCAATCAGGTACGTATAAAGTGTACACGAATACGATTAATGACCATAATGGTGGTAGAGGTTGGGGGCCGATTACTTATTTGCAAGGTCTTCAACGCTCATCTAATACAGCGATGGCAAACCAGTTGGATATTATGGGCTGGGAAACATATGAAAAGTATTTGGATGCTTTCGGATTTGGTCAAAAAACAGGTATTGATTTACCTGGTGAGGCAAGTGGGGTCATTAATTCACGTTATCCATTAGAAAAGTATACGACGACATTTGGTCAAGGTTCGACCGTTACTCCGATTCAATTAATTCAAGGGTTAACAGCCATTGCAAATGATGGGAAAATGATGCAACCGTATGTTATTGATAAAATTGTCAATCCGAATACAGGTGAAATAGTGTTGCAGTCAAAGCCAAAAGAAAAAGGTCAGCCAATTAAATCAGAAACGGCCAAAACCGTGCGTGAGGTGCTTGCTTCAACTGTATATGGTGAAGCGGGAAATGCAAAACGCTTCCAGCTTGAAGGCTACGAGGTTGCTGGAAAAACAGGTACTGCCCAAATGCCAAAAGCAAATGGTCGACCTGGTTATGACTGGGGACCAAATGAATTCCTTTATTCATTTTTAGGCATGGTCCCTGCAGACGACCCACAATTAATCGCGTATATTGCAGTAGCTAAACCGAAGCTAGCTATAGGAGAACAAGGCTCAGAGCCAGTTTCACAAGTATTTAACTCGGTTGCTTTAAACAGTTTGAAATACCTAAATATTAATCCGTCCGATATTGCGGAAGTTCAAACTAAAAATTTACCAGACTTTGAAGGAAAGCATACGGATCAAGTAGTAGCGGGATTAGAGGGAGACGGCTTGAAACCAATTATTATTGGAGAAGGCGGGCAAATTGTTGAACAATACCCGAAAGCAAATACGGTGTTGACGAAAGATAGTATTATTTTCTTGAAAACGGATGGGGTTATCACACTTCCATCCTTTGAAAATTGGTCATTACGAAATGTGCTTGTGTATAAAACATTATCGAAGTTGCCAATCGAAATCGTTGGAGAAGGTTATGTTGAAAGTCAAAGTGCTTCTCGTGGGACGATTGTTATCGATAATTCACCAATCGTCGTGAAATTAAAAACGCCTCAAGAGCAATATTCGACACCACCACCAGAAGAAATATTAGAAGATGGTGAAATAGAAATTTTACCGCAAGATTAA